The Quercus robur chromosome 3, dhQueRobu3.1, whole genome shotgun sequence DNA segment ATATTGTAATTTATCCAAAAGTTTATAACATCATGCAAATATTATCCAATCCAATGGTCGAACTTTTGACCTAAAAGGCccaatcaatttttttcagGCCACTAAACAATTTGGGTTTTAAACATTGATCTAATCTTATCCAAACATATCCAAGCCAGTCCAGCCCACTTTAACTCTTCCAAAAAAAGTAAGAAACTATAGTTTTATACAATCTACCTACCGTTCAATTCTTAACTACGAAGACatagacagagacagagacagaaaGACGGACGGAACAAGAAGAACAAGGAAGCaagaaagaaacacacacagaaagagcaagagagagacagagacagagatgggttttttcttcttcatccaaagatCCATACTTTCACTAACAATTATTCTATGTCCCATTCTGTTTTTCACTGCTTCACCATCTTTAGCGTCATCAGAAACCAACTTAACAACCACAAAGCCTTCAGTCTATGATGTTATCCAAAGTTTCAACTTTCCCATTGGTATTCTTCCAAAGGGTGTGCAAGGCTATGATCTTGAAACCTCTACAGGAAAATTCTCTGCCTTTTTTTCTGGTAGCTGTAGTTTTTCTCTTGAAGGGTCATATGAGTTGAAGTACAAGCCCACTATCAACGGGATCATAACAAAAGGGAAGCTTACAAGCTTGCAGGGTGTTAGTGTGAAGCTTTTTTTCTTCTGGGTTGACATTATTGAGGTCCGAAGGATTGGGGATAATCTTGGATTCTCAGTTGGGATTGCAGGTGCTGATTTCCCTATTGATAACTTTGAGGAGTCTCCACAATGTGGGTGTGGATTGAAATGCGATGATGGGCTGCAGGACAAGGAGGTTAGAACAAACccatttgtctcttcttattgaAAAGATTTGAGGAAGACAATGTTGTATTAGGAATTTTCAAATTATGGatatttgtttaatttgaattttattgaaatgGGTTCTGCTTATTTTGgtaaattgttgttgttttccttTGATTTGAATGGTGTTTTGTTTATCTTTCATGGGTTCATCAGTTCATACTGGGTTTTCCTTGCTGCCCTGTGTTTCCAcattgaaataattaaataaactgcTTATGgtcaagagagagaaataggGGAAATTATGACATAATGGATTTGGAAATTGAACTGCAATTTGATTGAATTTGTAACTGCATAATTGTGCATTTGTTGTTGAAAGTCccctaaaaataaagaataataacaTTTGCACCATTTTCTATGCTTACAAAGCTTGGAATGAAGATCTGCTGGGGTCACTTCTAAATGTTCAGTTTGATGTGCGTAACAAAATTTGATCCTTTCATTTCATAACTTTTTGTCTACAATAATCAAATTCTTAAATCTTAGGTGTTAATGAAACAAAAACCTGCACTCAGTTGTGCTTATTGCTCAATCCAACCATTTGGCTTAGCTTAGGTGGTgagataaaattttgataatgaGCAAGTAAAAGACCTTACAACAAATGCTCTTCTTTTCTGGTTGAAATTAGTTGTACCTGTTTTGAAatttatggttttaattttttgactaATGTTTGTAATCTTTTGGTAGTCTTCCATAGTTTTATACCCATTGGTGTGATTTTTCTTCTGATTGCAAAAGGAATGCAGGAGACTAAATTATAAGTTTCTGGCTGCAATCTGTTCGTgttgaaaatgaaactttttttctttcctgtCATCTATTTCTTTCCTGAATTTGTAATACAATAGTTAGGATTGAAAATGTAACAACATTAGTTAAAATTGCTCAATTCAATTATATTATGGCTTATGATTCACTTCCAGTGAGCAGCTGACCCCTTCCTTACCCATTCCCTGGTTCTATCATCTAGCAAGGTTATTAGGGTGCTGGTTAGCTCTAGAATTTGATTTGCAGATCTGGTATGCTACATTTAAAGCACTCAGTCTGTATGCTTAATGCACAAAAAACCTGTGATGCCCTAAATTATGTGGATTGGATTTGTGTATTGTGTGGGCATGTGTTGAGTCCACATTAAGGGTTTACTAGGTCAAACTGGGCTTATTATAAGTGATTACGCAGAGCCCAATTGTAATCTTTTggggtatagcgcagatgtgcaTACCTAGGTGGTGGCAAACCagtgtattttgtttaaaacttgtttcCAAGTTTAAACAAGGAactttttttcatcattttcctGAGTTCCTAAATCTTTTATCAGCTGCTCTTCTTGCGTTGCGAGGAGTTGTTAGTGATACTTCCTCTATACAGTGTGGTTAGCTGTAAGAATAATGAGTGGTGTCATAAAAGTTGACTAGACCTTAGACTTCTGTGTTAACATTGCATCATCGATGTACATAAGTTACTTGAGAAGGAATGTGGAGATTTGAATGGAAAAAGAAATTGCATGTTCCTCTTGTTTTTcataattcaatttttacactgCCAAACCTCAGTTCACAGCATTACACACTTGAAACCTCCCATGTTATACTAAGGGTTGGGTATGGGCTATTGCAACCGTCAGTTTTTTCCTTTGCTACTTAGGCAAGACAAGAGTTTTGTTTATTACTCTGTCTGGAGTCTTAGAAATTTACTTGGTCAAAAATAGACTTTATAATTGATTACATGGAGCTCAATTTTAACTTGAATAGTTCAATTCAATTGCATTTTTCCATGAATTGATTAACCTCTTCCCCCCAACccccaagccaaaaaaaaaaaaaaaaggataaaactGAACTGAGCAAGTAGTAAGATTGCTTTAGATTATGGTATAATGAGGAAAGGATAAAACACTATTACCTCATATATGTGCCATCTTTCAACTGATTTATCTTATATCTTTGTGTTTTCTCTTTCCTTAAAATCTAAGTTGGCCTAGCCAATCAAAATTCATTTAGCTTGACTTCTCCATCACGTGAAATATATCAACATCTGTTACAACTTAACAATAACATTAACCAAGAGCTCAGTAATCAGATTCTCTCCTAAAACAATTGAGTGCACATGTTTGTTTGTGA contains these protein-coding regions:
- the LOC126716919 gene encoding uncharacterized protein LOC126716919, with translation MGFFFFIQRSILSLTIILCPILFFTASPSLASSETNLTTTKPSVYDVIQSFNFPIGILPKGVQGYDLETSTGKFSAFFSGSCSFSLEGSYELKYKPTINGIITKGKLTSLQGVSVKLFFFWVDIIEVRRIGDNLGFSVGIAGADFPIDNFEESPQCGCGLKCDDGLQDKEVRTNPFVSSY